The following are encoded in a window of Microcaecilia unicolor chromosome 14, aMicUni1.1, whole genome shotgun sequence genomic DNA:
- the HAUS4 gene encoding HAUS augmin-like complex subunit 4 — translation MAGTSLVSASSEYSDTLLQVCSRLPPCQVTEEDLSQNPQFTKLLLEVSQHMDESGLSVSLRKELDEAEEKLRLQKKAWLRSEVVDRLIHEMLLEYRVKLREPGLTSEDQKFYESLEQCSLVSECSRMLDPTGPVTGEDRPPLLGLKTQDLKGYLPGKQDLLQMRDRLHREIEERLKRKCFSLLCFHQPEANGDSEVLKAAKASRLAATLEDEKRRLCSEKEKHTEMMGLLEKQRSTYPQVLLRCLDLLRTLAVQFRLQSQSETDRSSAQYLETKCTALFLKARMEELQVLTDTYTSEKVEVHGMIRDDLQRDIQVLEQDVQSCRQILNTYEILGPEFEELVKEYTRLKQELQYNKWALKELGKSSF, via the exons TATGCAGCCGGCTGCCCCCttgccaggtgacagaggaggacCTATCCCAAAATCCTCAATTCACCAAACTACTTCTTGAGGTCTCCCAGCATATGGATGAGAGTGGGCTGAGTGTCTCGCTGAGGAAAGAGCTGGATGAG GCAGAGGAGAAGCTGAGACTGCAGAAAAAGGCCTGGCTAAGGTCAGAGGTTGTAGATCGCCTCATCCATGAGATGTTACTGGAGTACCGGGTCAAGCTGCGAGAGCCTGGACTCACCTCTGAGGACCAAAAA TTCTATGAGTCACTAGAGCAGTGTTCGCTGGTGTCAGAGTGTTCTCGGATGCTGGATCCCACTGGTCCCGTCACAGGCGAGGACCGACCCCCACTGCTGGGACTGAAGACGCAGGATCTGAAGGGATACTTGCCTGGAAAGCAG GATTTACTGCAGATGAGGGACCGCCTGCACCGAGAGATTGAAGAGCGGCTGAAACGCAAGtgtttctctctcctctgcttccaCCAGCCTGAGGCCA ATGGCGACAGCGAGGTACTGAAGGCGGCCAAGGCCTCACGGCTGGCAGCAACACTGGAGGATGAGAAGCGACGGCTATGCAGTGAGAAAGAAAAGCATACAGAGATGATGGGACTTCTGGAGAAGCAGAGGAGCACATATCCACAG GTCCTCCTGCGCTGTCTCGATCTCCTGCGGACCCTTGCAGTGCAATTCCGGCTGCAGTCTCAATCGGAGACAGACAGGAGCAGTGCTCAGTACCTGGAAACTAAATGCACTGCACTCTTCCTGAAGGCTAG GATGGAAGAGCTGCAGGTCCTCACCGACACATACACCAGTGAGAAGGTGGAGGTTCATGGTATGATCAG GGATGACCTGCAGCGAGACATCCAGGTACTGGAGCAAGATGTGCAGAGCTGTCGGCAGATCCTGAACACTTACGAGATCCTCGGGCCAGAGTTCGAGGAGCTGGTGAAAGAGTACACCCGTTTGAAGCAGGAGCTTCAGTACAACAAGTGGGCCCTGAAAGAATTGGGCAAGTCTTCCTTCTGA
- the PRMT5 gene encoding protein arginine N-methyltransferase 5, producing the protein MMAAAAVHCSSGRVSSGRDLSCVPEVGDTLAAVTKQGFDFLCMPIFHPRFKREFNKEPAKSRPGAQTRSDLLLSGRDWNALIVGKLSQWIQPDSHVEEIRRNSEAALLQELNFSAYLGLPAFLIPLSQEDNTNLARILINHIYVGHHSSTFWMRVPLIAADDMRDDIIENEALTHGEKEEERTWMWWHNFRTLCDYNKRVALAIEVGADLPSDAVIDRWLGEPIKAAVVPTSIFLTNKKGFPVLSKLHQRLIFRLLKLDVQFVIAGVNRHSDKDFCCYLQYLQYLSQNRPPPNAYELFARGYEDYLQSPLQPLMDNLESQTYEVFEKDPVKYSQYQQAVYKCLLDRVPEEEKDTNVQILMVLGAGRGPLVNASLRAAKQAERKIKIYAVEKNPNAVVTLENWRYEEWGSQVTVVSSDMREWVAPEKADIIVSELLGSFGDNELSPECLEGAQHFLKEDGVSIPCEYTSFLAPISSSKLYNEVRACREKDRDPEAQFEMPYVVRLHNFHQLADPLPCFIFSHPSRDAVIDNNRYKSLEYTVGLNTVLHGFAGYFETVLYKDITLSIRPETHSAGMFSWFPILFPLKQPIMLREHDTVCVRFWRCNNGKKVWYEWAVTSPVCSAIHNPTGRSYTIGL; encoded by the exons atgatggcggcggcggcggtgcaCTGTAGCTCCGGTCGAGTATCGAGCGGCCGGGACCTGAGCTGTGTCCCGGAGGTGGGGGACACTTTGGCGGCAGTGACCAAGCAAGG GTTTGACTTTCTTTGTATGCCTATATTCCACCCTCGATTCAAGCGGGAGTTTAACAAGGAGCCAGCAAAGTCACGGCCAGGCGCCCAGACCAGGTCCGACCTGTTGTTATCAGGGAGAG ACTGGAATGCATTAATTGTGGGGAAACTATCCCAGTGGATCCAGCCCGATTCCCATGTGGAGGAGATCCGTCGAAACTCAGAAGCA GCTCTGCTGCAGGAGCTGAACTTTTCAGCCTATCTGGGACTTCCAGCCTTTCTGATTCCTCTCAGTCAGGAAGACAACACAAACCTAGCTCGAATTCTCATTAACCACATTTACGTGGGACACCATTCCAGCACG TTCTGGATGCGTGTGCCACTCATAGCTGCTGATGACATGCGTGATGACATCATCGAGAATGAGGCCCTGACCCATGGTGAGAAGGAGGAGGAACGTACATGGATGTG GTGGCATAACTTTCGTACACTCTGTGATTACAATAAGAGGGTTGCACTCG cgATTGAGGTTGGTGCTGACCTACCTTCAGATGCAGTTATCGATCGCTGGCTGGGGGAGCCAATCAAAGCTGCTGTGGTGCCTACCAGTATTTTCCTGACCAACAAGAAAGGTTTCCCAGTCCTGTCCAAACTCCACCAGCGCCTCATTTTTCGACTACTGAAG CTGGATGTGCAGTTTGTCATTGCTGGGGTGAACCGCCATTCGGACAAAGACTTCTGTTGCTACCTGCAGTACTTGCAATACCTGAGCCAGAACCGGCCGCCTCCCAATGCCTACGAATTGTTTGCCAGGGGCTATGAAGATTATTTACAGTCTCCCCTTCAG CCGCTGATGGATAACTTGGAGTCACAGACGTATGAAGTGTTTGAGAAAGATCCGGTGAAGTATTCTCAATATCAGCAG GCAGTGTATAAGTGTCTCCTTGATCGTGTCccagaggaggagaaggacacAAATGTACA gATTCTCATGGTACTGGGGGCAGGCCGTGGTCCCTTAGTCAATGCTTCACTCCGAGCTGCCAAGCAGGCTGAGCGCAAGATCAAAATTTACGCTGTGGAGAAAAATCCCAATGCTGTAGTCAC GCTGGAGAACTGGAGATACGAAGAGTGGGGGAGTCAGGTGACTGTAGTCTCCTCAGACATGCGGGAGTGGGTGGCTCCAGAGAAGGCTGACATCATTGTGAGTGAGCTGCTGGGGTCTTTCGGTGACAATGAGCTGTCTCCGGAGTGCCTGGAGGGGGCGCAGCACTTCCTAAAAG AGGACGGTGTCAGTATCCCCTGTGAGTACACGTCATTCTTAGCCCCCATCTCCTCCTCCAAGCTCTACAATGAGGTGCGGGCGTGCCGTGAGAAGGACCGAGATCCTGAG GCACAGTTTGAGATGCCCTACGTGGTGAGGCTGCACAACTTCCACCAGCTGGCTGACCCCCTGCCCTGCTTCATTTTCAGCCACCCCAGCAGAG ATGCAGTCATTGACAATAATCGTTACAAGTCTTTGGAGTACACGGTGGGGCTGAATACTGTTCTGCATGGCTTCGCTGGTTACTTTGAGACTGTGCTGTACAAGGACATTACCCTCA GTATCCGTCCAGAAACTCATTCCGCGGGTATGTTCTCGTGgtttcccatcctctttccccttAAG CAACCGATCATGCTGAGAGAACACGATACAGTCTGTGTGCGCTTCTGGCGATGCAACAATGGGAAAAAAGTGTGGTACGAGTGGGCAGTCACTTCTCCTGTGTGCTCTGCTATCCACAACCCCACTGGCCGCTCGTACACTATCGGCCTGTAA